A section of the Paenibacillus aurantius genome encodes:
- a CDS encoding Fe-Mn family superoxide dismutase, translating to MLSIYGGLMPLRVLEEIRFWKNQEKEHTQVIRALVPNLEPEYVRLLQEWEPVFAATEFAAQQWIEAVLRSPYGISPYVQAQVDGLLQVSLLQSRRFVAQLEFMLSHSAAIRANPTAQVVVQHIIRESEYFLGVLHAYAYRHSPDPPAPSAPVAFDRSTNDSPYSLSPAYTVNRDEPIDAELGATGEGSWSRPPGPPAPVPIGEHVLPPLPYAYNALEPHIDAETMKLHHDIHHQSYVDGLNKAEKELQKARQTGNYDLIKHWEREAAFHGAGHYLHTLFWSVMTPRGGGRATGPLAQQLERDYGSFDAFRKHFSAAAEKVEGSGWAILVWSPRSQRTQILQAEKHQNLSQWDVVPLLPLDVWEHAYYLKYRTKRAAYVEAWWNTVNWAYVNDRFTAARMLKWPPS from the coding sequence TTGCTGTCCATATATGGAGGGCTGATGCCCCTGAGGGTACTCGAGGAAATCCGTTTCTGGAAAAATCAGGAGAAGGAACACACCCAGGTTATCCGGGCTTTGGTCCCTAATCTGGAGCCCGAGTACGTCCGGCTGCTGCAGGAGTGGGAGCCGGTGTTTGCCGCGACGGAATTTGCCGCCCAGCAGTGGATCGAGGCGGTGCTCCGGTCGCCTTATGGAATCTCTCCCTATGTCCAGGCGCAGGTGGACGGTCTTCTTCAAGTTTCCCTGCTGCAGTCGCGCCGGTTCGTTGCCCAATTGGAGTTTATGCTGAGCCACAGTGCCGCTATTCGGGCCAACCCGACGGCTCAGGTGGTTGTGCAGCACATTATCCGGGAATCGGAGTATTTTCTGGGCGTGCTTCACGCTTATGCGTACCGTCACTCCCCGGATCCCCCCGCTCCCTCTGCTCCGGTGGCTTTTGACCGGTCAACAAACGACAGCCCTTATTCATTGAGTCCAGCGTACACCGTAAACCGGGACGAACCGATAGACGCCGAACTCGGGGCGACCGGGGAAGGCTCCTGGTCCCGGCCTCCCGGGCCTCCGGCTCCCGTCCCGATCGGAGAGCATGTCCTTCCTCCCCTTCCCTATGCCTATAACGCCTTGGAGCCGCATATCGATGCCGAGACGATGAAGCTGCATCATGACATCCATCACCAATCCTATGTCGACGGCCTTAACAAGGCGGAGAAAGAGCTGCAGAAGGCCAGGCAAACCGGGAACTATGACCTCATCAAGCATTGGGAGCGGGAGGCGGCCTTTCATGGAGCGGGCCATTACCTGCACACCCTCTTCTGGAGCGTCATGACGCCGCGCGGCGGCGGGCGGGCGACGGGTCCCCTTGCCCAGCAGCTCGAGCGTGACTACGGCAGCTTCGATGCTTTCCGCAAGCACTTCTCGGCCGCCGCGGAGAAGGTGGAAGGCAGCGGCTGGGCTATTCTCGTCTGGAGTCCGCGAAGCCAGCGTACCCAGATTCTGCAGGCGGAGAAGCACCAGAACCTGTCCCAATGGGATGTCGTCCCGCTGCTGCCCCTCGATGTCTGGGAGCACGCTTATTACTTGAAGTACCGGACCAAACGGGCGGCCTATGTTGAGGCCTGGTGGAACACCGTGAACTGGGCTTATGTCAACGACCGCTTCACCGCCGCCCGCATGCTCAAATGGCCTCCCTCTTAA
- a CDS encoding IclR family transcriptional regulator yields MEDSKLTVRAVERALDIMLCFTGATDLSLTEIAARVGLHKSTVHRLLASLEGKGFVLRNPVSERYRLGYRIWELSANLSQSDDPAVVLLPEMEWLRDQLDETVSLYVRDGVERIRIQAVQSNQAVRRVAPVGVRLPLYVGASGKVLVAFAGPEVGEQVMAGAGWTAALQREAYAAQLEAVRELGYATSMEEREAGAAAVSAPIFDRDQQLVAALAVSGPSNRLTMEKMKEDAALIMQAAERMGKMFRG; encoded by the coding sequence TTGGAGGATTCCAAACTGACGGTACGCGCCGTGGAGCGTGCCCTTGACATTATGCTTTGCTTTACGGGGGCTACCGATTTGAGCTTAACGGAGATCGCAGCCCGGGTGGGGCTTCACAAGAGCACGGTCCACCGGCTGCTGGCTTCTTTGGAGGGGAAAGGCTTCGTGCTGCGCAATCCGGTCAGCGAGCGCTACCGGCTCGGCTACCGGATCTGGGAGCTGTCGGCGAACCTGTCGCAGAGCGATGATCCGGCTGTGGTCCTGCTCCCCGAAATGGAATGGCTTCGCGATCAGCTGGACGAAACGGTGAGCCTGTACGTGCGTGACGGGGTGGAACGCATCCGCATTCAGGCGGTGCAGAGCAACCAGGCTGTCCGCCGGGTAGCTCCGGTTGGCGTGAGGCTGCCCCTGTACGTCGGAGCCTCCGGGAAGGTGCTGGTGGCCTTTGCGGGCCCCGAAGTAGGCGAGCAGGTGATGGCCGGAGCGGGCTGGACCGCAGCGTTGCAGAGGGAGGCCTATGCCGCTCAGCTGGAGGCCGTCCGCGAGCTCGGCTATGCCACGAGCATGGAGGAGCGGGAAGCGGGCGCGGCGGCCGTTTCGGCTCCGATCTTTGACCGGGACCAGCAGCTTGTGGCTGCCCTTGCCGTTTCGGGCCCGTCGAACCGGCTGACGATGGAGAAGATGAAGGAAGACGCGGCGCTTATCATGCAGGCGGCGGAACGAATGGGCAAGATGTTCAGAGGCTGA
- the acnA gene encoding aconitate hydratase AcnA, whose translation MARKDHFSVKSTLSVNNQEYVYYNLKGLEEKGFGQISKLPFSIKVLLEAAVRQFDGRAITNDHVKQIAGWADNRDANKEIPFIPARIVLQDFTGVPVVVDLAAMRATMKRMGGDPKRINPLVPVDLVIDHSVMVDAFGTPEALAYNEALEFERNEERYRFLRWAQTAFDNFRAVPPDTGIVHQVNLEYLASVAATKNLDGEVEVYPDSLVGTDSHTTMINGLGIVGWGVGGIEAEAGMLGQPLYFVTPDVVGFKLTGSLAEGATATDLALTITQILRKRGVVGKFVEYFGPGLDNISVSDRTTVANMAPEYGATIGFFPVDDDTLKYLRTTGRSEEQIALVEAYYKAQGMFRTSDTPEPAFSEVIELDLSTVVPSLAGPKRPQDRVELTAMKEAFNSIIRTPIDKGGYGLTEEKIQETVDVTHPNGQVSQMKAGAVVIAAITSCTNTSNPSVMLGAGLVAKKAVERGLVKPGYVKSSLTPGSLVVTEYLTKAGLLEPLEKLGFHVAGYGCATCIGNSGPLPDEVTNAIVDNDMTVAAVLSGNRNFEGRIHANVKANYLASPPLVVAYALAGTVDIDLHNDPIGYDQNEQPVYLKDIWPSNQEIQEAIRTAVSPAMFHEKYKNVFTANKRWNELQVPTGDLYEWDDNSTYIQEPPFFKELGMELDDIKGFHGAKVMAQLGDSVTTDHISPAGNISPKSPAGLYLTEHGVERKDFNSYGSRRGNHEVMMRGTFANIRIRNQVAPGTEGGVTTYLPTGEVMSIYDASMKYQDQGTPLVVLAGKEYGTGSSRDWAAKGTFLLGVKAVIAESYERIHRSNLVGMGVLPLQFPEGFGWKTLGITGTETFEISGLDNSVQPGQKVRVTATRDDGTNFEFDALVRLDSMVDVDYYRNGGILQTVLRQMIQQG comes from the coding sequence ATGGCTAGAAAAGACCATTTTTCCGTTAAGAGCACGCTCTCGGTCAACAACCAAGAGTATGTTTATTACAACCTGAAGGGCCTGGAGGAAAAAGGCTTCGGACAAATTTCCAAGCTGCCTTTCTCCATTAAGGTCCTGCTTGAGGCTGCCGTCCGCCAATTTGACGGAAGAGCCATCACGAACGATCACGTGAAGCAGATTGCGGGCTGGGCGGATAACCGCGATGCCAACAAAGAAATTCCTTTCATCCCGGCACGGATCGTGCTTCAGGACTTCACCGGGGTTCCCGTTGTGGTTGACTTGGCCGCTATGCGTGCCACCATGAAGCGTATGGGCGGGGATCCTAAGCGGATCAATCCACTCGTACCGGTTGACCTCGTAATTGACCACTCCGTTATGGTCGATGCCTTCGGTACTCCCGAAGCCCTCGCCTACAACGAAGCCCTTGAATTCGAAAGAAACGAAGAGCGTTACCGCTTCCTGCGCTGGGCGCAAACGGCCTTCGATAACTTCCGTGCCGTTCCGCCGGATACGGGGATCGTTCACCAGGTTAACCTGGAGTACCTCGCGTCCGTTGCCGCCACGAAGAACCTGGACGGTGAAGTGGAAGTTTACCCGGATTCCCTCGTAGGAACCGACTCCCATACCACCATGATCAACGGTCTCGGGATCGTTGGCTGGGGCGTCGGCGGGATCGAGGCGGAAGCCGGTATGCTCGGCCAGCCGCTGTATTTCGTAACGCCTGATGTTGTCGGCTTCAAGCTGACCGGCAGCCTGGCCGAAGGCGCTACGGCAACCGACCTGGCGCTCACCATCACCCAAATTCTGCGTAAGCGCGGCGTAGTCGGCAAGTTCGTCGAGTACTTCGGACCGGGCCTTGACAACATCAGCGTTTCCGACCGGACGACGGTTGCGAACATGGCACCGGAATACGGCGCCACGATCGGATTCTTCCCGGTTGACGACGACACGCTGAAATACCTCCGCACCACCGGCCGCAGCGAAGAGCAGATCGCTCTCGTCGAAGCCTACTATAAAGCACAAGGCATGTTCCGTACGTCGGATACGCCCGAACCGGCATTCTCCGAAGTTATCGAGCTTGACTTGTCCACCGTCGTTCCGAGCCTTGCAGGACCTAAGCGTCCTCAAGACCGCGTTGAGCTTACCGCCATGAAAGAAGCCTTCAATTCCATCATCCGCACGCCGATCGACAAAGGCGGATACGGTCTGACGGAAGAGAAGATTCAGGAAACGGTGGATGTCACCCATCCGAACGGCCAAGTGAGCCAAATGAAAGCCGGCGCCGTCGTCATCGCCGCCATCACTTCCTGTACGAATACCTCCAACCCTAGTGTTATGCTGGGTGCCGGTCTCGTTGCGAAGAAAGCGGTCGAGCGCGGTCTCGTTAAGCCGGGCTATGTGAAGTCCTCCCTGACCCCGGGTTCTCTCGTCGTAACGGAGTACCTGACCAAGGCAGGCCTCCTCGAGCCTCTCGAGAAGCTCGGCTTCCATGTCGCCGGCTACGGCTGCGCGACCTGTATCGGTAACAGCGGTCCGCTGCCGGATGAAGTCACGAACGCCATTGTCGACAACGACATGACCGTCGCGGCCGTCCTGAGCGGTAACCGTAACTTCGAGGGCCGGATTCACGCTAACGTGAAAGCCAACTACCTGGCCTCGCCTCCTCTTGTTGTGGCCTACGCTCTGGCCGGAACGGTAGATATCGACCTGCACAACGATCCGATCGGCTACGACCAGAACGAACAGCCGGTCTACCTGAAGGACATTTGGCCTTCCAACCAGGAGATCCAGGAAGCCATCCGCACGGCGGTAAGCCCGGCGATGTTCCACGAGAAGTACAAGAACGTGTTCACCGCCAACAAGCGCTGGAACGAGCTTCAGGTTCCGACGGGCGACCTGTACGAGTGGGACGACAACTCCACTTACATCCAGGAGCCTCCATTCTTCAAAGAGCTCGGCATGGAGCTTGACGACATCAAAGGCTTCCACGGCGCCAAAGTGATGGCCCAGCTCGGAGATTCGGTTACGACCGACCACATCTCTCCTGCGGGCAACATCTCGCCTAAGAGCCCGGCAGGTCTGTACCTGACCGAGCACGGTGTAGAAAGAAAAGACTTCAACTCCTACGGCTCCCGCCGCGGTAACCACGAGGTCATGATGCGCGGAACGTTCGCGAATATCCGGATTCGTAACCAAGTGGCGCCAGGGACCGAAGGCGGCGTGACGACTTACCTGCCGACAGGCGAAGTCATGTCGATCTACGACGCTTCGATGAAATACCAGGATCAAGGCACTCCGCTTGTCGTTCTGGCCGGTAAAGAATACGGAACCGGAAGCTCCCGTGACTGGGCGGCCAAAGGAACCTTCCTGCTCGGCGTCAAGGCCGTTATCGCCGAAAGCTACGAGCGCATTCACCGCAGCAACCTGGTGGGCATGGGCGTTCTTCCGCTCCAGTTCCCGGAAGGCTTCGGCTGGAAGACCCTTGGCATTACCGGAACGGAAACGTTCGAGATCTCCGGTCTCGACAACTCGGTTCAGCCGGGCCAGAAGGTCCGCGTTACGGCTACCCGCGATGACGGAACGAACTTCGAATTCGACGCCCTCGTTCGCCTGGACAGCATGGTGGACGTGGATTACTACCGGAACGGCGGAATCCTTCAAACCGTTCTGCGCCAAATGATTCAGCAAGGCTAA